TTTTTTGCACTGTCGGGTACAGTCTTCCTACTGAGGTGTGTGACGATGCTCATTACTTCATTGTCGGTGCCGGGTGCACATCTACAATGTCAACCACGGAAAGTCCCAGATGAAGACTGGAAGTaagacatatattttatatattacatgtacaaccttgatcaaaaatattaggcatcccatattttttaaaacatttttaactgaagaaatttaaacaaattaaaatataaattgttttatatacttacatgTGTTTTTAGTaatcagaaaataataatttagtaattgatataataattagccaataatgaaataatttcagataaataaaaaaatataggtgTCTAGTAGGCCAAAGTTGCATATCATTCTTTCTCATTtctaaatacaaataatgtacatatacttatatcttattttagtGCTGCATATGTTGAgctgtataataaaattgcaatggCTTATGTTATTTGGCGAGGTGCTGGCATGTCTATTCAAGGTGTAAGAACTTGCGGAGATTATATGTTTAGTGGGCATACAGTGGCGTTAACAAtgcttaacttttttattacagagtgtaagtaattatatatgtatatatatatatatatatatatatatatatatatatatatataattttagtggcaaaataattgatttagaTATTTATGAGATACTCTTTTCATTGCAGATACTCCAAGacacttatattttttgcatactTTTACATGGATGCTTAACATGTTCGGTATCTTTTTCATCCTCGCGGCGCACGAGCATTATTCCATTGATGTTTTCGTCGCGTTTTACATAACTTCGCGATTGTTTCTTTATTACCACACGCTGGCGAATAATCAAGCACTGATGCAGCGCGATTCAATCAGAACCAGAGTTTGGTTTCCATTATTTAGCTTTTTTGAAGCGTCCGTTGATGGTATTGTTCCTAATGAGTATGAATCGCCGTCCTTAATAGTTTGCAATTTGGTAGGCACAGGAAAGAACATCTGGCAATGCATACGCTCTCGGTTTTCTTTCCAAAAAACGCAGCAAAATATAAACGGCAATTTAAATAGCACAAAAAAGGAATACTAGTATCAAATGgcatatattatctttttttttaattactatattGTACTCTTAACATAAATATGAGGGATACTTTACCCCTAATTTTCCAATTTCAATTACAAAACACACACGAAGAAGAAAGGAGATGAGAGAATGCCATTTCTTTGAAACGGACGTTTATgtgaaaatacataaaatatgtaagtttcaaagaaatattaaagtgaGCCCATTTTTTTC
This genomic stretch from Monomorium pharaonis isolate MP-MQ-018 chromosome 4, ASM1337386v2, whole genome shotgun sequence harbors:
- the LOC105831912 gene encoding sphingomyelin synthase-related 1 isoform X1 — translated: MRIDDAIMSLRNVIEWTSTDVKAWLIESGHEEYADLFYLHEIDGKVLLTLKEEDLKSSILNIKKLGAIKKLYLAIRQLQRDNVAVLFELGYMDLFPSTNFYTHQNKHEVKLLSTGTNNETSIENEFYSASISEDGHASHLPPEIGKTVISLGYLFIVTWITAFVMVIVHDRVPDMKKYPPLPDIFLDNVPHIPWAFDMCEVTGTLLFAIWLVVLIFHKYRFILLRRFFALSGTVFLLRCVTMLITSLSVPGAHLQCQPRKVPDEDWNAAYVELYNKIAMAYVIWRGAGMSIQGVRTCGDYMFSGHTVALTMLNFFITEYTPRHLYFLHTFTWMLNMFGIFFILAAHEHYSIDVFVAFYITSRLFLYYHTLANNQALMQRDSIRTRVWFPLFSFFEASVDGIVPNEYESPSLIVCNLVGTGKNIWQCIRSRFSFQKTQQNINGNLNSTKKEY
- the LOC105831912 gene encoding sphingomyelin synthase-related 1 isoform X2, encoding MRIDDAIMSLRNVIEWTSTDVKAWLIESGHEEYADLFYLHEIDGKVLLTLKEEDLKSSILNIKKLGAIKKLYLAIRQLQRDNVAVLFELGYMDLFPSTNFYTHQNKHELLSTGTNNETSIENEFYSASISEDGHASHLPPEIGKTVISLGYLFIVTWITAFVMVIVHDRVPDMKKYPPLPDIFLDNVPHIPWAFDMCEVTGTLLFAIWLVVLIFHKYRFILLRRFFALSGTVFLLRCVTMLITSLSVPGAHLQCQPRKVPDEDWNAAYVELYNKIAMAYVIWRGAGMSIQGVRTCGDYMFSGHTVALTMLNFFITEYTPRHLYFLHTFTWMLNMFGIFFILAAHEHYSIDVFVAFYITSRLFLYYHTLANNQALMQRDSIRTRVWFPLFSFFEASVDGIVPNEYESPSLIVCNLVGTGKNIWQCIRSRFSFQKTQQNINGNLNSTKKEY